In one window of Brachyhypopomus gauderio isolate BG-103 chromosome 16, BGAUD_0.2, whole genome shotgun sequence DNA:
- the rab2a gene encoding ras-related protein Rab-2A has product MAYAYLFKYIIIGDTGVGKSCLLLQFTDKRFQPVHDLTIGVEFGARMITIDGKQIKLQIWDTAGQESFRSITRSYYRGAAGALLVYDITRRDTFNHLTTWLEDARQHSNSNMVIMLIGNKSDLESRREVKKEEGEAFAREHGLIFMETSAKTASNVEEAFINTAKEIYEKIQEGVFDINNEANGIKIGPQHAATNSSLAGGQGGQQAGGGCC; this is encoded by the exons GTGTGGGGAAATCATGCCtattattacagttcacagacAAGCGCTTCCAGCCCGTGCACGATCTCACTATTG GTGTAGAATTTGGAGCACGAATGATCACTATAGACGGCAAACAGATTAAGCTCCAAATCTGGGATACA GCGGGCCAGGAGTCCTTCCGCTCAATCACCAGGTCTTACTACAGAGGAGCGGCAGGGGCTCTCCTCGTGTACGACATCACAAG AAGGGACACCTTCAACCATCTGACAACCTGGTTAGAAGATGCGCGTCAACATTCCAACTCCAACATGGTCATCATGCTCATCGGGAATAAAAG TGATTTGGAGTCGAGGAGAGAGGTGAAGAAAGAGGAAGGGGAGGCGTTTGCCAGAGAACATGGCCTGATCTTCATGGAGACCTCCGCTAAGACTGCCTCAAATGTGGAAGAG GCATTTATCAACACAGCTAAGGAGATCTATGAGAAGATTCAGGAGGGGGTCTTCGATATAAACAATGAG GCGAACGGGATTAAGATCGGACCCCAGCATGCTGCCACTAACTCCTCGCTCGCAGGCGGCCAGGGCGGACAGCAGGCTGGAGGAGGCTGCTGCTGA